One region of Luteolibacter yonseiensis genomic DNA includes:
- a CDS encoding glycosyltransferase family 4 protein yields the protein MTSRTHIALIAVACSPSQGSELGLAWKAVVALSEQHRLTVFVHCNHEHEILDHLESGNVEKSIADARFVFVGRTHQHNRNQAIARLMNWHYYRIWLDECVDAVIREHRSDAFDLVHHVTYSTWRMGSPFYKTGIPSVWGPVGGAGNVPFSAYGMLSTEAKITEGLRTMISKLYSLSPSFRRSLERNTVVLASNQETRHFLNKFTSRPVQVVFPTYFEPSEQGGPDSLLSESGPLNCFYGGGIIGSKGIALSFAAIARARDRGVDVVFRIAGPGPEVAHLQKNVARLGIEDRVTFLPLLKGADYRDILNKSDIFLFPSFRENIGMTMVDSMLHQVAPVVLDTSAPGEIVTPECGWKIPVAANPVIVEKIADAIIQADSDRRMLRKKAEAAKNRILDSYSKPQYLRHVRVAYEKALAPSRQNA from the coding sequence ATGACATCCCGCACGCACATCGCCCTCATCGCAGTTGCCTGCAGCCCGAGCCAGGGATCCGAGCTGGGCCTTGCCTGGAAAGCCGTTGTCGCCCTCTCGGAACAGCATCGGCTGACGGTTTTCGTCCACTGCAACCACGAACACGAGATTCTGGACCATTTGGAATCAGGAAACGTCGAAAAATCCATCGCCGACGCGCGGTTCGTGTTTGTCGGGCGCACGCACCAGCACAACAGGAACCAGGCCATCGCCCGCCTGATGAACTGGCATTACTATCGGATCTGGCTCGATGAGTGCGTGGATGCGGTCATCCGGGAGCACCGGTCCGACGCTTTCGACCTGGTCCATCACGTCACCTATTCCACCTGGCGGATGGGCTCCCCGTTTTACAAGACCGGTATTCCCTCTGTATGGGGTCCGGTTGGCGGCGCGGGGAACGTTCCGTTCTCGGCTTATGGGATGCTCAGCACCGAAGCCAAGATCACTGAGGGTCTCCGCACGATGATCTCCAAACTGTACTCCCTTTCACCCTCTTTCCGCAGAAGCCTGGAGCGGAATACCGTGGTGCTGGCCTCCAACCAGGAAACCCGGCATTTCCTCAACAAGTTCACCAGCCGGCCGGTGCAAGTGGTCTTTCCCACTTATTTCGAGCCATCGGAACAAGGCGGGCCGGATTCACTTCTCTCCGAGAGCGGCCCCCTCAATTGTTTCTACGGTGGTGGCATCATCGGTTCCAAAGGGATCGCCCTCTCCTTCGCGGCCATCGCACGGGCACGCGACCGGGGGGTGGACGTCGTGTTCCGGATCGCAGGCCCCGGTCCGGAGGTTGCCCACCTGCAAAAGAACGTCGCCCGGCTGGGGATCGAGGACAGGGTGACTTTCCTCCCTCTGTTGAAGGGGGCCGACTACCGTGACATTCTCAACAAAAGCGACATCTTCCTTTTCCCCTCCTTCAGGGAGAACATCGGCATGACGATGGTGGACTCCATGTTGCACCAAGTGGCTCCCGTTGTTCTCGACACCAGCGCGCCGGGAGAAATCGTCACGCCGGAATGTGGCTGGAAAATTCCTGTCGCGGCGAATCCCGTCATTGTGGAAAAGATCGCGGATGCGATCATCCAGGCGGACTCCGACCGGCGGATGCTGCGCAAAAAAGCGGAAGCCGCCAAGAACAGGATTCTTGACAGCTATTCCAAGCCCCAATACCTGCGACATGTCCGGGTGGCTTACGAAAAGGCGCTGGCCCCTTCCCGGCAGAATGCCTGA
- a CDS encoding glycosyltransferase family 2 protein, which translates to MTPLVSIIMPVWNGERYLEEAVRSILGQTFRDFEFIILDDGSSDRTPEILAGFASLDSRIRVITLEHEGIVIALNRGVAESRARWIARMDADDVSHPERLARQWAAVGKNPRAVICHTHVTIFGDPAYVTKAGRFIRSQALIALRLCFQCPIIHPTVMFRKDAFLECGGYRPEERHAEDFALWGRMIEHGRIIGVPEPSLDFRVHSSSISKQQAATQEALSQKISANHCERFMNLDGENAVRAYRAIQVTFVTHPIREWLWFVVGCLPKMRWHSLEMWAWVATRSIQILRSRKNPS; encoded by the coding sequence GTGACACCCCTTGTTTCCATCATCATGCCCGTATGGAACGGGGAACGATACCTTGAGGAGGCGGTCCGGAGCATCCTCGGTCAAACGTTCCGTGATTTCGAATTCATCATCCTCGATGACGGGAGCAGCGACAGGACGCCTGAAATCCTCGCCGGATTCGCTTCACTTGATTCGCGGATACGCGTCATCACGTTGGAGCATGAAGGGATCGTCATCGCGCTGAACCGCGGAGTCGCCGAATCGCGGGCACGATGGATCGCCCGGATGGACGCGGATGACGTTTCACATCCCGAGCGGCTCGCGCGACAATGGGCCGCCGTCGGGAAAAACCCGCGGGCGGTCATCTGCCACACGCATGTCACCATTTTCGGAGACCCCGCCTACGTCACGAAGGCGGGGCGCTTCATCAGGAGCCAGGCGCTGATCGCCCTGCGCCTTTGTTTCCAATGCCCCATCATCCATCCCACGGTGATGTTCCGGAAAGACGCGTTTCTCGAATGCGGAGGTTACAGGCCGGAAGAACGGCACGCCGAGGATTTCGCTCTCTGGGGCAGGATGATCGAGCACGGTCGGATCATCGGAGTTCCGGAACCTTCGCTGGACTTCCGGGTCCATTCCAGTTCGATTTCCAAACAACAGGCGGCGACCCAGGAAGCGCTCAGCCAGAAGATCTCCGCCAATCATTGCGAACGTTTCATGAATCTGGACGGAGAAAACGCGGTTCGGGCGTATCGCGCGATCCAAGTGACCTTCGTAACACACCCGATACGGGAATGGCTGTGGTTTGTCGTCGGCTGCCTGCCGAAAATGCGTTGGCATAGCTTGGAAATGTGGGCATGGGTGGCCACCCGCAGTATCCAGATCCTCCGCTCACGGAAAAATCCCTCATGA
- a CDS encoding glycosyltransferase family 2 protein, producing the protein MKFSIITPSFNQGRFLTDCIESVLAQKGVEVEHIVTDAGSTDETLEVLARHPHLKWKSEKDDGMSDGINKGFLQATGDWLMWLNCDDYLLPGALEKVVDFIRAHPSADVVHGDCVYVREDKTVIRRKLDTPVDEWDLLFVGCIIPSTSAFYRREIIADGNLLDVTYRNCMDWEYYLRLLRKGYRFAYIPEALAHFRWYEDSTTQKHWQRMIDEGLKAQREHIDLRRLPGGLKNPSVLKLLRRLFQVRRVMKRLLAHGRLS; encoded by the coding sequence ATGAAATTCTCCATCATCACTCCCAGCTTCAACCAGGGCAGGTTCCTCACCGATTGCATCGAGAGCGTTCTCGCCCAAAAAGGAGTCGAGGTGGAGCACATCGTGACCGACGCGGGATCGACCGATGAAACCCTCGAAGTCCTTGCCCGCCACCCTCATTTGAAATGGAAAAGCGAGAAGGACGATGGAATGAGCGACGGCATCAACAAGGGCTTCCTCCAGGCGACCGGAGACTGGTTGATGTGGCTGAACTGTGACGACTATCTGCTTCCCGGAGCCTTGGAAAAGGTGGTGGACTTCATCCGCGCCCATCCATCGGCGGACGTGGTGCACGGCGACTGCGTCTATGTCCGCGAGGACAAAACGGTGATCCGTCGCAAGCTCGACACCCCGGTGGATGAGTGGGACCTGCTTTTCGTGGGCTGTATCATCCCCTCCACCTCGGCCTTCTACCGCCGGGAAATCATCGCGGACGGAAACCTGCTGGATGTGACCTACCGCAACTGCATGGACTGGGAATACTACCTGAGGCTGCTGCGGAAGGGCTACCGGTTCGCCTATATCCCCGAAGCCCTCGCGCATTTCCGCTGGTATGAGGACAGCACCACACAAAAGCACTGGCAGCGGATGATCGACGAAGGATTGAAAGCCCAGCGGGAACATATCGACCTGCGGCGGCTACCGGGTGGGCTGAAAAACCCATCCGTTCTGAAGCTGCTGCGGAGGTTGTTCCAGGTCCGCCGCGTGATGAAGAGGCTGCTGGCCCACGGCAGGCTCTCCTGA
- a CDS encoding glycosyltransferase family 4 protein: protein MPYPIFALQRLGCMGTLYGGFPKFRYTRSGIPADIVKSFPVATVWNHARSKYNLPSFLAMDEPKTLARWVRSHSDLAPAVWSNGTVHRFLFSHLKPTGRKLILERGSMHPFEHFHYQQRARREAGLSFTEKTPDSVLHEIEQTDLADAVLSCSATVRRSYLDHGFDPAKIHDCDFGIDTGEFPRMPREVARGRPIRIGVVGMIGFRKGVWRVIRIAEWAKRSGLPIEVHFVGPIENPEAAEMLAKSDGNYKLHGVLKGAALKKMLQSLDLYMLPSYEEGLPFSVLEAMSSGLAAIVSTDTGACEAAVDDVSGVHLTSFTDEEFDRKLRPLLEDPEKIMSMGDAARARILENYTIDHYYGRIRTAMERIFSIA from the coding sequence ATGCCTTACCCGATATTCGCCCTGCAGCGGCTCGGCTGTATGGGGACTTTATACGGAGGGTTCCCAAAGTTCCGCTACACCCGTAGCGGCATCCCCGCCGACATCGTCAAATCGTTCCCTGTGGCGACGGTATGGAATCACGCGCGGAGCAAATACAACCTCCCGTCCTTTCTGGCGATGGACGAACCCAAAACACTTGCCAGATGGGTCAGATCCCACAGCGACCTCGCTCCTGCGGTCTGGTCCAACGGGACCGTCCACCGGTTTTTATTTTCCCATCTGAAGCCCACAGGACGCAAGCTCATCCTTGAACGGGGTTCCATGCATCCTTTCGAGCATTTTCATTACCAACAGAGGGCGAGGCGCGAAGCGGGGTTGTCGTTCACCGAGAAAACACCCGACTCCGTTTTGCATGAAATCGAACAGACGGATCTGGCGGATGCGGTGCTCTCGTGCAGCGCCACGGTGCGCAGATCCTATCTGGACCACGGTTTCGATCCCGCGAAAATCCACGATTGCGACTTCGGGATCGATACCGGGGAATTTCCCCGGATGCCACGGGAGGTCGCGCGGGGCCGCCCCATAAGGATCGGAGTCGTCGGAATGATCGGCTTCCGCAAAGGGGTGTGGCGGGTCATCCGGATCGCCGAATGGGCGAAACGCTCGGGTTTGCCGATCGAGGTGCATTTCGTCGGCCCCATAGAAAATCCGGAAGCCGCCGAAATGCTGGCGAAAAGCGATGGTAACTACAAACTCCATGGGGTGCTCAAGGGGGCCGCACTGAAGAAAATGCTCCAGAGTTTGGATCTATACATGCTTCCCTCTTATGAAGAAGGCCTTCCATTCTCCGTCCTTGAGGCGATGAGCAGCGGACTTGCGGCCATCGTCAGCACGGACACCGGCGCATGCGAGGCCGCCGTGGATGATGTTTCCGGAGTACACCTCACTTCGTTCACCGATGAGGAATTTGATCGGAAACTCCGGCCACTCCTCGAAGATCCGGAAAAAATCATGAGCATGGGAGACGCCGCCCGCGCGCGCATTCTGGAAAACTACACCATCGATCACTACTACGGACGCATCAGAACCGCAATGGAACGCATTTTCTCAATTGCATGA
- a CDS encoding glycosyltransferase family 2 protein, translating to MKKNKITVVTPVLNQAQFIEQTIDSVLSQGIEDLEYIILDAGSTDGTVDIIKKHERHLARWRSHKDAGQSSAIHEGFSSASGDLLCWINSDDYFEPGALKRMIGMFDNDEQLDLCYGDYSILLPDGTKEAKLKISFDFEIALLFYLMIPQPSSVWTKRLYDSVGGLDTALNYSFDYDFFLRAGQRLQARPDAIRHVHDLVSVFRIHPESKSVSAQAKFVSENESIMRKFDNFPTWKRSSFYRRYQMVRTLLRYHSERGMVPTRKDTRKA from the coding sequence TTGAAAAAAAACAAAATCACAGTTGTCACTCCCGTTCTGAACCAGGCCCAGTTCATCGAACAAACCATCGACAGCGTCCTCTCCCAAGGAATAGAAGATCTCGAATATATCATCCTCGACGCCGGCTCTACCGACGGAACCGTCGACATCATCAAAAAACACGAAAGACACCTCGCCCGCTGGCGCTCCCACAAGGACGCCGGCCAGTCTTCCGCGATTCACGAAGGTTTTTCATCCGCCAGCGGGGACCTGCTTTGCTGGATCAACAGTGACGACTATTTCGAACCGGGCGCCCTGAAGCGCATGATTGGCATGTTCGATAATGATGAACAGCTGGACCTGTGTTATGGCGACTACTCCATTCTGCTGCCCGATGGCACGAAAGAGGCCAAATTGAAGATATCGTTCGATTTTGAAATCGCGCTGCTGTTCTACCTGATGATCCCCCAGCCTTCCTCGGTTTGGACCAAAAGACTCTACGACTCGGTAGGAGGCCTGGACACGGCATTGAACTATAGTTTCGACTACGACTTTTTCCTGAGAGCGGGACAGCGGCTTCAAGCGCGCCCGGACGCGATCCGTCATGTCCACGACCTCGTTTCGGTTTTCCGCATACACCCGGAGAGCAAATCGGTTTCTGCACAAGCCAAATTCGTATCGGAAAATGAGAGCATCATGCGGAAATTTGACAATTTCCCCACATGGAAACGTTCCTCCTTCTATCGCAGATATCAAATGGTGCGCACGCTGCTCCGATACCACTCGGAACGCGGCATGGTCCCCACCAGAAAAGACACCCGAAAAGCCTGA
- a CDS encoding MBOAT family O-acyltransferase, translating to MVFNSIAFLVFLAIVLTFYYRLRHRAQNVLLVVASYVFYGWWDWRFLGLLLFTTFFDYWCALRLEATSDPSRKKGFLAFSMALNLGVIGVFKYFDFFAEGLADILNTFGMRADLPTLHVILPLGISFYTFLSMSYTIDVYRRELKAVRNPLDFMLYVSFFPHLVAGPIVRAKDLLPQCVRPRVIRREQVIDGIWLCLVGYLKKIVIADRLAPFVDAGFSSGQPPFSDAASWLVLYAFAFQIYGDFSGYSDIARGLAKLMGFELVHNFKAPYLVSNPAAFWRHWHISLSVWLRDYLYIPLGGNRHGAFRTTRNLMITMVLGGLWHGAGIAFLAWGFYHGILLVLHRGWDSVKRKVPTGTPAASGPGVFFLKAMGVALFFHLTCIGWLLFRSGTVPAEIGQWNVISGYLATLWIPPAQAGGFAWPILLLGSLVLVLQWKHAAMDCFSTWTGGRQATAVAAVLVLISTLGVFDGSSFIYFQF from the coding sequence ATGGTTTTCAATTCGATCGCATTCCTCGTCTTTCTGGCGATCGTCCTGACGTTTTATTACCGCCTGCGGCACAGGGCGCAGAACGTCCTGCTCGTCGTGGCGAGCTACGTGTTCTACGGCTGGTGGGACTGGCGTTTCCTGGGCCTGCTCCTGTTCACCACTTTTTTCGATTACTGGTGCGCGTTACGGCTTGAGGCCACCTCCGATCCTTCAAGGAAAAAAGGGTTTCTCGCATTCAGCATGGCGTTGAACCTCGGAGTGATCGGGGTGTTCAAATACTTCGATTTCTTCGCGGAGGGACTCGCGGACATCCTCAACACGTTCGGCATGCGGGCCGACCTGCCGACGCTTCACGTCATCCTGCCCCTGGGCATCTCCTTCTACACCTTCCTGTCGATGAGTTATACCATCGACGTCTACCGGCGCGAACTGAAGGCCGTGCGGAATCCGTTGGATTTCATGCTCTATGTTTCGTTCTTCCCCCATCTGGTGGCGGGACCGATCGTGAGGGCGAAGGATCTCCTGCCCCAGTGCGTGAGGCCCAGAGTCATCCGGAGGGAGCAGGTGATCGACGGCATCTGGCTGTGTCTGGTGGGTTATCTGAAGAAGATCGTGATCGCCGACCGGCTCGCCCCGTTTGTGGACGCGGGATTCTCCTCCGGCCAACCACCATTTTCCGATGCCGCCTCATGGCTGGTGCTGTATGCGTTCGCTTTTCAAATCTATGGAGATTTTTCCGGTTATTCGGACATCGCCCGGGGACTGGCCAAACTGATGGGCTTCGAATTGGTTCACAATTTCAAGGCACCCTACCTCGTCTCCAATCCCGCGGCCTTCTGGCGGCACTGGCACATCAGCCTCTCGGTCTGGCTCCGTGACTACCTTTACATCCCGCTCGGGGGAAACAGGCACGGCGCGTTCAGGACCACGCGGAACCTGATGATCACGATGGTCCTTGGAGGACTGTGGCACGGTGCGGGGATCGCGTTCCTGGCCTGGGGATTCTATCACGGCATCCTCCTCGTGCTGCATCGTGGCTGGGACTCCGTCAAACGGAAGGTCCCGACGGGAACACCTGCCGCATCAGGGCCGGGGGTGTTTTTTCTGAAAGCAATGGGCGTGGCGTTGTTTTTCCATCTCACCTGCATCGGCTGGCTGCTCTTCCGTTCCGGAACCGTGCCGGCGGAGATCGGCCAATGGAATGTCATCTCCGGCTATCTCGCCACGTTGTGGATACCGCCGGCCCAGGCCGGCGGCTTCGCCTGGCCGATCCTGCTGCTCGGTTCGCTGGTCCTGGTCCTCCAGTGGAAGCATGCGGCGATGGATTGTTTCTCCACCTGGACAGGTGGAAGGCAGGCCACCGCCGTCGCCGCGGTCCTGGTCCTGATCTCAACGCTCGGGGTGTTTGACGGTTCGTCATTCATCTATTTCCAATTCTGA
- a CDS encoding FkbM family methyltransferase: MIQQIITNLIRLYPLEKGRDRILGALKSNSIFPLVVRPAPAPARLKTGQSLNVHGSEYMSDYIRLWGEFEKKTEGFILAHLKPGCQFLDVGANFGYFSIIASSASPNCRILAVEPNPDIARSLRKSAEDNNVASRLEVLEMALSDEPGWLPLICHSENSGLSHLANTAAGEDASGTAIANVRVEVWDEWIQSRTTTERTSIMKMDIEGAEMKALKGMKNWLVENKPAIVVEANDENLDRFGSTRKELEQFLLELGYSHSLPADNNFYLTFG; the protein is encoded by the coding sequence ATGATACAGCAAATCATCACCAATCTGATCCGACTCTATCCGCTCGAAAAGGGGAGGGACCGGATACTGGGCGCGCTCAAGTCGAACTCAATATTCCCTCTCGTGGTCCGGCCGGCGCCCGCGCCGGCAAGATTGAAAACGGGCCAGTCTCTCAATGTCCATGGGTCGGAATATATGTCGGACTACATCCGCCTGTGGGGTGAGTTTGAGAAAAAAACAGAAGGTTTCATCCTGGCCCACCTCAAACCCGGCTGCCAGTTCCTGGATGTGGGGGCGAACTTCGGCTATTTCTCGATCATCGCATCCAGCGCTTCCCCGAACTGCAGGATTCTGGCGGTGGAACCCAACCCGGATATCGCGCGATCACTCAGGAAATCGGCGGAGGACAACAACGTCGCATCCAGATTGGAAGTATTGGAAATGGCGCTGAGTGACGAACCGGGCTGGCTGCCTCTGATCTGCCATTCCGAAAACTCGGGACTTTCACATCTCGCGAATACGGCGGCGGGAGAAGACGCATCGGGCACCGCCATAGCGAATGTCCGTGTCGAAGTCTGGGACGAGTGGATACAATCCCGGACGACAACCGAAAGAACCTCGATCATGAAAATGGACATCGAAGGTGCCGAGATGAAAGCACTCAAGGGCATGAAAAACTGGCTGGTGGAGAACAAGCCCGCCATTGTCGTGGAGGCCAACGATGAAAACCTGGACAGGTTCGGCAGCACACGAAAGGAACTGGAGCAATTTCTTTTGGAGCTGGGCTACAGCCATTCGCTTCCCGCGGACAACAATTTCTACCTCACCTTCGGTTGA
- a CDS encoding glycosyltransferase family 4 protein, which yields MLVVDANEVSSYVESDRRRPSPVLHNAVHNLLAGLKNREDLQIEILYGRRRPEEGEDRWDGNLHFVPVAYDNCPLPGMGGPFFGRALALLRYLRRTRPVQIHAQGTERESGFVAALSRVPSILTLHGNLTEIATSMKARPFSYLGLASRLEKFALSRVSGVHCISRHTQKSVSKRARKTWIIPNAVSPEFFKVINKPSGRPYVVCMSVVSEWKNTILLVRAGDRLHAEFPDCEIHFFGDCNEGHPYGQAFIESLKSRPWCVFHGKSTLETILASLRVATCAVLPSLQENFGLALAEAMAAGVACIGSDAGGIPDVVRHGTTGLLFTSNDEEELSERLLEIHRDPERSAILAAAGREDALRRFTVEAVAAAHAEMYHELASMP from the coding sequence ATGTTGGTCGTCGACGCGAATGAGGTTTCGAGTTATGTCGAAAGCGACAGACGCCGGCCCTCTCCGGTCCTGCACAATGCCGTCCACAACCTGCTTGCCGGACTGAAAAACCGCGAAGATCTCCAGATCGAAATCTTATACGGACGCAGACGCCCCGAAGAAGGCGAGGACCGCTGGGACGGCAACCTTCATTTTGTCCCCGTCGCGTATGACAACTGTCCCCTCCCGGGCATGGGCGGCCCATTCTTCGGTCGCGCCCTCGCTCTTTTACGGTACCTCAGAAGGACCCGCCCCGTCCAAATCCACGCACAGGGGACAGAACGGGAATCGGGATTCGTGGCAGCCTTGTCACGCGTCCCCTCGATATTGACCCTGCATGGCAATTTGACGGAGATCGCAACCTCCATGAAAGCCAGGCCGTTCTCCTATCTCGGACTGGCATCAAGATTGGAAAAATTCGCCTTGAGCCGGGTCTCCGGCGTGCACTGCATCTCCCGCCACACACAAAAGAGCGTCTCCAAACGCGCGCGGAAGACATGGATCATCCCGAACGCCGTCTCGCCGGAATTTTTCAAGGTGATCAACAAACCTTCCGGCCGCCCCTACGTGGTTTGCATGTCCGTTGTAAGCGAATGGAAAAACACCATCCTCCTGGTGAGGGCTGGTGACAGGCTCCACGCCGAATTTCCGGACTGCGAAATCCATTTTTTCGGAGATTGCAATGAAGGGCACCCCTACGGGCAAGCGTTCATCGAGAGCTTGAAGTCCCGTCCGTGGTGCGTTTTCCACGGCAAGTCCACCCTCGAAACGATCCTCGCATCCCTGAGGGTCGCGACATGTGCCGTGCTCCCATCCCTCCAGGAAAATTTCGGACTGGCGCTGGCGGAGGCCATGGCGGCGGGAGTCGCCTGCATCGGATCGGACGCGGGAGGAATCCCCGACGTGGTCCGTCATGGAACAACCGGCTTGTTGTTCACCAGCAATGATGAGGAAGAGCTGTCGGAACGATTGCTGGAGATCCACCGCGATCCCGAACGATCCGCCATCCTGGCCGCGGCGGGTCGCGAGGATGCCTTGCGGCGCTTCACGGTGGAAGCGGTTGCCGCCGCCCATGCCGAAATGTACCATGAACTCGCATCAATGCCGTGA